One part of the Raphanus sativus cultivar WK10039 chromosome 7, ASM80110v3, whole genome shotgun sequence genome encodes these proteins:
- the LOC108814673 gene encoding translocase of chloroplast 34, chloroplastic, producing MAALQMSREWIGIQQFPPATQSKLLEILGKFKEEDVSSLTVLVMGKGGVGKSSTVNSVIGERAAAVSTFQSEGLRPSLVSRSRSGFTLNIIDTPGLIEGGYVNDQAVNLIKGFLLNKTIDVLLYVDRLDVYRVDDLDKQVVTAITDAFGKEIWKKSALVLSHAQFSPPDGLNYDLFVSRRSDALLKLIYASAQLKKQDMQDSSLPVILVENSGRCHKNESDEKILPDGSSWITNLYKTITEISFNGNKSIHVDKKLVEGPNPNARGKRLIPLIFAFQYLLVMKPLVRAIKSDVSRESKPAWEMREPGSSATRRS from the exons ATGGCAGCTTTGCAAATGTCTCGTGAATGGATCGGTATTCAACAGTTCCCACCTGCTACTCAATCTAAGTTGCTCGAGATCCTTGGCAAGTTCAAAGAAGAG GATGTGAGCTCGCTAACAGTACTTGTGATGGGGAAAGGAGGTGTTGGAAAGTCTTCTACTGTGAATTCAGTTATAGGCGAGAGAGCTGCTGCAGTCAGTACTTTCCAG TCTGAAGGACTGAGACCTTCCTTGGTCTCTCGCTCAAGGTCGGGTTTTACATTAAACATAATCGACACTCCTGGTCTTATTGAGGGAGGATATGTGAATGATCAAGCCGTCAACCTTATCAAAGG ATTTCTCCTGAACAAGACTATAGATGTGCTACTATACGTAGACCGTTTGGATGTGTATCGGGTGGATGACTTGGATAAGCAGGTGGTGACGGCTATAACCGATGCATTTGGTAAAGAGATATGGAAGAAGTCTGCTCTTGTCCTCAGTCATGCTCAGTTCTCTCCCCCGGACGGGTTAAACTATGATCTCTTTGTCTCCAGAAGATCCGACGCTCTTCTGAAACTGATCTATGCTAGCGCTCAACTGAAGAAACAGGATATGCAG GATTCATCTCTTCCTGTTATTCTTGTTGAGAACAGCGGGAGATGTCATAAGAATGAAAGCGATGAAAAG ATTCTTCCAGACGGAAGTAGTTGGATTACGAATCTGTACAAGACAATCACAGAGATCTCCTTTAATGGCAACAAGTCGATCCACGTTGACAAGAAACTGGTGGAAGGGCCAAACCCAAACGCAAGAGGAAAACGACTAATCCCATTAATCTTTGCATTCCAA TACCTGCTAGTGATGAAGCCATTGGTTCGAGCAATCAAGTCGGATGTCTCCAGAGAGAGTAAACCGGCGTGGGAGATGCGAGAACCCGGTTCATCAGCAACTCGAAGGTCTTAA